The Campylobacter concisus sequence TCTTCAATAAATTTACCAAAGGCCGAATAAGGCGAAAGAAAAATGAGTAGATAAAAGCCAAGAACACTTGGTGGCAAGACCAAGGGCAGTGAGATTACCGACTCTAAAAACGACTTGCCAAAAAATTTTTTCTGCGACATAAAATAAGCAAGTGCAATGCAGGCAAAGAACAAGATAAAAGTAGTTATAAAAGATAGTTTTAACGAGAGCCAAAACGGCTCGTAATCGATACTTTTTAACTCGTCTATCATGCTTTTTCCAAATTTACGCTAAATGCTTTTGTGCTAACTACTACCATATCGCCTACTTTTAGATTCATTGCTTCGCTGCTACTTAGCACCACTTCACAAATTTGACGGTTTATTAATACATTTGCCACGTAAATAGCATCACGTTTTTTTATCTCTAAAATTTTAGCGTTAAAGGCAAATTTCTGCGATCCTGCACTCTTTAAAAATATCTCACTTGCGCTACCTGATCTTGAAATTTTGCCGTTTTCAAGGACAAAGACTTTATTGCAAAGCTTATAAATTTCAGCGATATCATGGCTTACTAAAATAATGCTCATCTTAAACTCATCATGAAGTGCTAGTAAATAGTCTTGAAGTTTCTCACGCATAGCATTATCAAGCGCACTTAACGGCTCATCAAGTAGTAAAATTTCAGGCTTTCTCATAACCGCACGAGCCAAAGCAACGCGTTGCTTTTGACCGCCAGAAAGAGTGCTAATTTTTGCATTTTTTAGACTTGTTAGGCCGCAAATATCAAGAAGCTTGTTCGCTAGAGCTAGATCATTTTTTGCAAAGAGTAAATTTTTAAAGACATTCATATTTTCAAAAAGTGCATAGTCTTGAAATAAAAAGCCAATATTTCGCTTTTGTGGAGCCAAATTTGTCTTTTCATCAAAGAAAATTTTATCTCCAACCTTTATAAAGCCACTTTGTGGTGCTTCAAAGCCAGCGATCAAGCGTAAAATAGTAGTCTTTCCGCCACCGCTTGCTCCATAAAGTGCAACAAAATCGCCATTTTCAAAGCTAAGGTCTGCCTCAAGTAAAAATTTTCTGCCACCGCCATTTAGCTCTTTTTTACAAGAAATTTCTATCATTTTTGAGTACTTATGTGAATGCTTGTAGATTTTATATAGGCAAAGACTTCATCGTTTTCACCTATGTTCATAGTTTTTAATGCGTGATTTGAGATAATAGCTTCAAAGTAAATTTCGCCACACTTTAAGCTAACAACACTTAAAATTTCACCAAAATTTATAGCTTCAATCACGCATTTTAGCTCGTTTTCAAGCGAGCTATTACTTAGTTTGTCTTTTGACAAGATAACATCGGAGCTTTTAAAACCTAAGTCAATCTCATCATCTAAGGCGAATTTGCTAGCCTCATTCAAAACTAGCATAAATAAATTTGCCTCTAAATTTAGACCCTTTAGCTCAAATAAGCTAACGTCATCTTTAGTTAAAATCCCAACGATCTTTGCTCTTATCATTTAGCTGGAACGTTATAACCAAATTTCTTGAAAATTTCTCTTGATTTATCACCTAAGATAAACTCATAAAATGCTTTTGCATCATCATTTTTTTCAGCATGTTTTAGAAGAACTATGCCTTGATCGATCGGAGTGTATAGCTCTTGTGGAACAAAGATGTAATTAACGCCCTCTTTGTATTTTGACATTTTCTCATCAAAAAGTGCGCTAGCAGCGATAAAACCTACATCAGAAGCACTTAATGCTTGAGATAGAGTTTCAGAAATTTTTTGAGCATAGACGATATTTTTTTCTACTTCGTCATAAAGTTTTGCGTTTTTAAGAGCCTCTATACTAGCTTTGCCGTATGGTGCAGTTTGTGGATTTGCGATAGAGATCGCTTTTAGGCCACGAACAACCTCAATACCTTTTTTGAAATCAACATTTCTAATAGAAAAAATAGCAACAGCGCCTTGTGCATAAACTTTTGGTTCGGTGCTTGCAAAACCTGTGTCATAAGCTTTTTGCGCAAAGCCCATATCAGCAGCCATGAATATATCTGCTGGAGCCGAGTTTTGTATCTGTGTAACAAGGCCACCACTTGCACCAAGAGTTAGGTTGATTTTGGCATCTGGATGAAGCTTATTAAACTCTTTTATAAGCTCTGGAAATGCGTATGTTGTGTTTGCTGCAGCATATACATTTACTTCAGCGCCAAATGCGTTTATGACAAGCAAAGCCGCCACACATAAAAATTTAAAAACTTTTTTCATTTAAACTCCTATAATGATTTGTGATGATTTTACTATTGCTAAAAGTGTATCGCCAACACCTATTTGCATATCCATCGCACTATCTTTTGTGATGATAGCAGTTAAAGTCTGCTCATCGCTTAGTTTTAAAGTAATTTCAGCGTTTACAGCACCTATCTTTGCTTCGATCACCTCGCCTTTTAATTGATTTTTTGTGCTTATTTTTATATCTAGATCCCTAGCCAAAATAACAGCTGGAGCTTTAAAAATATAAATAACTTTTTGCCCAACTTTTAGGCCTAAATTTTTCTCACTTTCAACCGTGATGTTTGACTCAAGCGTGCAGCCATTACTTAGTTTTGCGACTATTTGAGAATTTACCGCACCGCGGTTTATGCTAATAATCTCACATGAGAGCTGATTTCTAGCACTTAAGTTCATATTCATTCTTTGAAGATTTATAATGTCTACATCCTCAAAATCTACTTTTTGACAAATTTTTTGCAAAAAATCCTTTTGAGTCTCAAGAATAGCATCATAAATTTTTATCAGTTTATTGGCATACTCGCTTAGCTCGGAGCCACTATTTTTCTTATTTCCATCAGCCCTAATGATAAGGGGCTTACTACTTTTGTTATTTATCGTATCAAGGCAGTCCCAAGCATTTTTGTATGATATACCAACCAATTCTGCTGCTTTTGTGATACTTTTTGTCTCTTTTATGGCCTTTAATAATGTAATATGTTTAGCTAAAACCTGTGTATCTTCGCCTAAAAATAGTTCTAAATTTATATCTGCTTTCAAAATTTTTACCTTTACTATATTAGAGAATAATTTGTGAAGTATATCTAATTATATTAATCCTTAAGCTTAAAGATTTAAGCCAATTTATAAATTTCTCTTAATTTCTTGTAAAGTTTTTAAAAGATAAAATCGAGCTACATTTTACAAATAAAAATAAGGCTTAGTATGAAATTTTTGCTTTCTATCTTTTTTAGTTTGCTTTTAGCCTGTGCTAATACGGATATAAATACGAATAGTGAAAGCGATGAATTTGATGTTGAATTTGAAGCAAGAAAAGATGTTTTTGACCCGCTTAGTGGCTACAATAGAATGATGACACATGCAAATGACTTTATCTATGTAAATATGCTAACTCCGGTGGCAAAAGGCTATGCCTATGTTGTGCCAAAAACAGCTAGAACAATGGTTTCAAATTTCTTTGATAATCTGCTTTTCCCAGTTCGCTTTGTAAATAACTTACTTCAGTTTAAATTCCAAAATGCTGGCGAAGAGACATTGAGATTTTTAGCAAATACGATAATAGGTTTTGGCGGACTAACAGACGGAGCAAAATACTACAATCTCAAAGCTCACGATGAAGATTTTGGACAAACGCTTGGATATTGGGGACTTGGCAGCGGTTTTCATATAGTCTGGCCACTTATTGGACCATCAAATTTAAGAGATACTGGTGGCATGGTTGGAGATTATTTTGCTGATCCTATTAGCTACGTTGATCCTATACTTTTATCCACTGGCATCAAGTCATATAGAGCGTTTAATAGCTTTTCACAAGATCCAACTGCTTATGAAAAACTAAGAAAAGATGCTATTGATCTTTATCCATTTTTACGCGATGCTTACGAGCAAAGACGCGACAAGCTTATCAAGGAGTAAATATGAAAATTTTAAAAATTCTAACTATGATTTTACTTTTTACAACTAGCCTTTTTGCTATTTCAAAAGAGCAGATCAAGCCTGAAGTAGAGATGAAAACAACAAAGGTTATTGAAATTTTAAAAGATACAAATTTAGACAATAATGCAAAAACAAAAGAAATTTTTGCTCTTCTTGATCCATTTTTTGACTATAAGCAAATGGCAAAGATAAGCCTTGGTAAACGTTACAACAGCTTAAATAGCGATGAGCAGGTTAAGTTTGACGCAGCATTTGAGCAAAAACTAAAAAGCTCATACATAGATAAACTTTTAGGGTACAAAGATCAAGAGATACATATAACTGGCGAGAGTGAACCACAAAAAAATAGGTACTGGCTCACATCTGAGCTTATAAATGATGGCAAGAGCTACGAATTTGTCTATAAATTTTATGACGCTAAAGAGCGTGGTTGGCTCATTTACGATCTTGATATCGTTGGTGTAAGCATCATTCAAACATACAGAAGTCAGTTTGGTGATGTGCTAAATAACGCTGATTTTAATACTCTTTTACAAAAGCTAAACGAAGCTGTTTTGCCTGATCAAAATAAAACTAACCCTTAATGCGACAAATTTTTAAATTTATCATTGCTAAAAACAAGCTTATTATTGCTCTGATTTTAGCTTTAAGCGTAGTTTTTGGCTATCTTAGCACCAAGCTTAGCGTCGATGCATCAGCTGAAACGCTACTGCTTGAGCATGATCCTGACTTAAAAGCTTATAGAGAGATAGCCAAACGCTACGACTCACCCGGATTTTTAGTGGTCGCTTTTACTCCAAAAGATGATCTTTTTTCATCTAAAAATTTAGAACTTATCAAAAATTTAGGCGATGAACTAGCTAAAAACGATATGGTAAATAGCGTCATCTCTATAATAAATATTCCGCTTTTAAATAGTGTAAAAGGCGGGATTACTGGCATCTTAGATCACACTCCAACGCTAAGTGATAAAGATATAAATATCTCAAAAGCAAAGTTTGAGTTTGCCAAAAGTCCGATTTACAGCGGAAATTTGATAAGCAAAGATCTAAAAACAACAGCGATTGCTCTAAATTTAAAACAAGATGAGAAATTTAATGAGCTTGTAAATGAGAGAAATTTACTTAGCCAAAAAGAGTCAAACGGCACTATCACACAAGCTGAGCGACTTAAGCTAGAGGCTCTTGCCTATGAGTTTAAAGCCTACCGAGATGAGCTTAGAAAGAGCGATCACAAAAACCTTGAGGCCATAAAAGCAACCATAGCTAAATTTAACGCAAATGACGAGCTATTCTTAGGCGGTGCAAATATGATCGCTGATGATATGATAGGCTTTATAAAGAGCGATCTTTTAGTCTATGGCTTAAGCGTACTTGCTCTTCTTAGCTTTAGTTTGTGGCTATTTTTCAGGCAGGTTAGATGGATCGTCTTGCCGATGTTTATCTGCGCGGTAAGTGCCATTTTTACGACTGGGATTTTTGGTATGTTTGGCTGGGAAGTGACGGTCATTAGCTCAAACTACATCGCACTTCAGCTCATCATCACCATCTCAACAGTCATCCACCTAGTCGTTAGCTACAGAGAATTTTACGCAAGACATCCAAAATACAGCCAAAATCAGCTCATCTATCTGACACTTCGTGACAAATTTTCTCCATCTTTTTGGGCGATATTTACGACAGTCATTGGCTTTAGCTCACTAATGAGTGCCGATATAAAGCCAGTTATCATGCTTGGCATTATGATGAGTGCTGGCATTAGCGTTTCACTTGTGCTTGCATTTTTGCTATTTGGTGCGATAAATGTAAATTTAAATAAATTAGCTCCCATTAGAACCTTTGAAAATAGCTTTAAATTTACAAAATACTGCGCGAATTTGGCTCTAAACTCAAGAAAGATTATTTACGTAGTTTGCGCTCTAGTTGTCTGCTTTGGTGTTTATGGTATCAGCAAGATAAAGGTTGAAAATAGCTTCATTAGCTACTTTAAAGAAAGCACAGAAATTCGCCAAGGAATGCAAGTCATTGATACCAAGCTTGGCGGCACGATACCAGTTGATGTGATAGTGAAATTTAAAGAGCAAAAACAAGAAAAAAATGCCGAGCAAGATGAGTTTGAAAATGAGTTTGAAAGCAACGCTAAGGATGCAAAATACTGGTTTAATAGCTATCACACAAGGGTTGCTGAGAAGATTCACGACTATTTAAAAGAGCAAAAATTTGTCGGACATGTAAGCTCGCTAGCAACCCTTATAAAAGCCATAAAAGAGCTAAATAACGGTGCGAGTGATGATTTTTTATTAGCTGCGATGTATGAGAAATTACCACAAAATTATAAAAATATCTTATTAAGTCCTTATGTAAGCGTTGAAGATGATGAGCTTAGATTTAGTATAAGGATCGTCGATAGCGACTCCGAGCTTAGACGAAATTTATTTCTAAAAGAGCTTAGAGAAGGGCTAGCACAGCTTACTAAAAATGACAATGTAAGCATAGAAGTGGCCGGCATGATGGTGCTTTATAATAATATGCTTCAAAATTTACTTAGCTCACAAGTTGATACTTTTGGACTAACTGTCGCTATACTTTTTGTCATATTTTGCTTTATTTTTAGAAGCATAAAGCTAGCAACCATTGCGATAGTTTCAAATTTAATCCCGCTTTGCACGCTCTTTGGCGTGATGGGATTTTTTGGTATTCCGCTTGATGTGATGAGTATCACGATCACAGCCATTAGCATTGGTATCGGTGTTGATGATATCATTCACTATATCCACCGCTTTAAAGAAGAAATGCTTACAAAAAGTGTTTTTGAGAGCATTAAAGTCGCACACGCAAGCATCGGATATGCGATGTATTACACATCATTCACTATTTTTCTTGGTTTTAGTGTGATGATAACCAGTAACTTTATCCCGACCATATATTTTGGCTTACTAACCGATCTTGTTATGGTATTTATGCTTCTTGGCGCACTAATCATCTTACCAAGCCTCATTGCAAGCTTTGTAAAAAAGCGCGATATTTAAGCTAAATTTATTTGATGACTTTGATGAATGAGTAGACATCGGCCACGCCGTCAATGTGTTTAGCGTACCAAATAGCATGTTTTTCTTGCTCAATGCTATCAACTACGCCACTAAATACAACATCACAGCCAACGATGCTAACACGTATATTTGTGCCCTCAACTATACTATCTTTAAAAAGATTTTGCTTTAAGTTTGCAAGAATTTTTAGACTATCGCATGGATATTCTGGCTTCTTGGTACGAAGATAGGTATAAATTTTTCGCACACCATCTGTACTTTTGGCTAGTTCTACTAGCTTATCTTCAAGCTCTTTACTATCAACAAGTCCGATCAGATAAGCATCTCCGTAAAAAACCTCTATCTCGATATCGATATTGCTAAGTCCTTTTGAAAACAAAATTTTGCTTTGCAATTTGCTTTGTATAAATTTATCTCTTGTGATCGAGTAAATACCACGTTTATCACGTGAAATAGAGTATGCATCATATACATTTAGCGGCGCAGTTGCTGGGGTTAGTACTGAAGAGCAAGAGCAAAAAAATAGAGCCAAAAATGCAAAAACGCTAAATTTTAAAATCAGAAATCCTTTTGTAATTTCAAAAAGTTTATAGAAAATGGGCTAAAATTTATCTAAATCT is a genomic window containing:
- a CDS encoding MlaA family lipoprotein gives rise to the protein MKFLLSIFFSLLLACANTDINTNSESDEFDVEFEARKDVFDPLSGYNRMMTHANDFIYVNMLTPVAKGYAYVVPKTARTMVSNFFDNLLFPVRFVNNLLQFKFQNAGEETLRFLANTIIGFGGLTDGAKYYNLKAHDEDFGQTLGYWGLGSGFHIVWPLIGPSNLRDTGGMVGDYFADPISYVDPILLSTGIKSYRAFNSFSQDPTAYEKLRKDAIDLYPFLRDAYEQRRDKLIKE
- the modA gene encoding molybdate ABC transporter substrate-binding protein, which produces MKKVFKFLCVAALLVINAFGAEVNVYAAANTTYAFPELIKEFNKLHPDAKINLTLGASGGLVTQIQNSAPADIFMAADMGFAQKAYDTGFASTEPKVYAQGAVAIFSIRNVDFKKGIEVVRGLKAISIANPQTAPYGKASIEALKNAKLYDEVEKNIVYAQKISETLSQALSASDVGFIAASALFDEKMSKYKEGVNYIFVPQELYTPIDQGIVLLKHAEKNDDAKAFYEFILGDKSREIFKKFGYNVPAK
- a CDS encoding sulfate/molybdate ABC transporter ATP-binding protein → MIEISCKKELNGGGRKFLLEADLSFENGDFVALYGASGGGKTTILRLIAGFEAPQSGFIKVGDKIFFDEKTNLAPQKRNIGFLFQDYALFENMNVFKNLLFAKNDLALANKLLDICGLTSLKNAKISTLSGGQKQRVALARAVMRKPEILLLDEPLSALDNAMREKLQDYLLALHDEFKMSIILVSHDIAEIYKLCNKVFVLENGKISRSGSASEIFLKSAGSQKFAFNAKILEIKKRDAIYVANVLINRQICEVVLSSSEAMNLKVGDMVVVSTKAFSVNLEKA
- a CDS encoding TOBE domain-containing protein encodes the protein MIRAKIVGILTKDDVSLFELKGLNLEANLFMLVLNEASKFALDDEIDLGFKSSDVILSKDKLSNSSLENELKCVIEAINFGEILSVVSLKCGEIYFEAIISNHALKTMNIGENDEVFAYIKSTSIHISTQK
- a CDS encoding efflux RND transporter permease subunit yields the protein MRQIFKFIIAKNKLIIALILALSVVFGYLSTKLSVDASAETLLLEHDPDLKAYREIAKRYDSPGFLVVAFTPKDDLFSSKNLELIKNLGDELAKNDMVNSVISIINIPLLNSVKGGITGILDHTPTLSDKDINISKAKFEFAKSPIYSGNLISKDLKTTAIALNLKQDEKFNELVNERNLLSQKESNGTITQAERLKLEALAYEFKAYRDELRKSDHKNLEAIKATIAKFNANDELFLGGANMIADDMIGFIKSDLLVYGLSVLALLSFSLWLFFRQVRWIVLPMFICAVSAIFTTGIFGMFGWEVTVISSNYIALQLIITISTVIHLVVSYREFYARHPKYSQNQLIYLTLRDKFSPSFWAIFTTVIGFSSLMSADIKPVIMLGIMMSAGISVSLVLAFLLFGAINVNLNKLAPIRTFENSFKFTKYCANLALNSRKIIYVVCALVVCFGVYGISKIKVENSFISYFKESTEIRQGMQVIDTKLGGTIPVDVIVKFKEQKQEKNAEQDEFENEFESNAKDAKYWFNSYHTRVAEKIHDYLKEQKFVGHVSSLATLIKAIKELNNGASDDFLLAAMYEKLPQNYKNILLSPYVSVEDDELRFSIRIVDSDSELRRNLFLKELREGLAQLTKNDNVSIEVAGMMVLYNNMLQNLLSSQVDTFGLTVAILFVIFCFIFRSIKLATIAIVSNLIPLCTLFGVMGFFGIPLDVMSITITAISIGIGVDDIIHYIHRFKEEMLTKSVFESIKVAHASIGYAMYYTSFTIFLGFSVMITSNFIPTIYFGLLTDLVMVFMLLGALIILPSLIASFVKKRDI
- a CDS encoding ABC transporter substrate-binding protein; this translates as MKILKILTMILLFTTSLFAISKEQIKPEVEMKTTKVIEILKDTNLDNNAKTKEIFALLDPFFDYKQMAKISLGKRYNSLNSDEQVKFDAAFEQKLKSSYIDKLLGYKDQEIHITGESEPQKNRYWLTSELINDGKSYEFVYKFYDAKERGWLIYDLDIVGVSIIQTYRSQFGDVLNNADFNTLLQKLNEAVLPDQNKTNP
- a CDS encoding BON domain-containing protein — encoded protein: MILKFSVFAFLALFFCSCSSVLTPATAPLNVYDAYSISRDKRGIYSITRDKFIQSKLQSKILFSKGLSNIDIEIEVFYGDAYLIGLVDSKELEDKLVELAKSTDGVRKIYTYLRTKKPEYPCDSLKILANLKQNLFKDSIVEGTNIRVSIVGCDVVFSGVVDSIEQEKHAIWYAKHIDGVADVYSFIKVIK
- a CDS encoding TOBE domain-containing protein, whose translation is MKADINLELFLGEDTQVLAKHITLLKAIKETKSITKAAELVGISYKNAWDCLDTINNKSSKPLIIRADGNKKNSGSELSEYANKLIKIYDAILETQKDFLQKICQKVDFEDVDIINLQRMNMNLSARNQLSCEIISINRGAVNSQIVAKLSNGCTLESNITVESEKNLGLKVGQKVIYIFKAPAVILARDLDIKISTKNQLKGEVIEAKIGAVNAEITLKLSDEQTLTAIITKDSAMDMQIGVGDTLLAIVKSSQIIIGV